AGACAAAAGGCATGTGAACTGGCTAATTCTCCAAGAGAAATAGGTAAACAGAaatgcataaaataaataaataaaactccaTCAGTGAAAACCCAAAAGAAAGTAAACACAAGGATCACAGTCCCATAGTAAAAACATAACCTACACGAACTTAATCGAACAAACTAAAACCCATGTCATCATCGGACTCTTCAGCTGGCTcttccttcttctcttcctccttagcagcagcagcaggggCAGCACCCGaatcagcagcagcagcaggggCAGCAGCAAAAGCAAATTTGCTTGGGTCCTGCATTAATAGCCAAAACAATTACAtttacaaggaaaaaaatgggATTTATAAATCTGCTCTAGAGTAACAGAGCCAGAGTCTACTGTACTGATGCATAAAAAGGGTCAAAATCGTTTTAGCGGATGAGATACCTCTAGGTACTCCTTAACTTTCTCTGCCTGGGGGAAGGAATACTCGGTGGCAACAGCAATAGCAAGAGCATTCTTGTAGGCATTCATGAACATATGTGGCGCAGCTGCTAGTGTTGGGTACGAGAGAGCCAGTGACAATGAAGTGACCATAGACACACCAACGGCAAACTTCTCAATAAGGTCATCCTCAGTCAGATCAAGTACCTCAGGGCTGAAGACTGAGCCATTGTCATAAACAGATAGGACAACAAGACCATAAGAAAAGGGCCTTATGCCAAGTTTTGCAAGCAGGGCAGCCTCAGAGGAGCCAACCTTGTCACCCTTCTTAATAAGCTCTACAGGGGTGATAATTTCAACAGTACCCTTGTTAATCTTGGTTGGGATATTAAGAACCTGAAAGACAATGGCATAAGACTCGTATGTttcaaattaatgaaaaatgaaagtatTTTCAATTGAGAACACAGACCTGAAAGAAAGAGGTCTGAGAAGGGTCGAGTCCGGTGTTGCCAGGAGGTACAACAACATCAATTGGAGCAACTAAACCAACACGAGCAGGTGCTCCAACCTGTTGAAGTATGGAAAGTTATATTTACAGCCATGGAATCACAACACAAGATAAGATAGCGCATTCTAAACACAAGAATCAGCGATCAATTACAAGGTATTTAGAGAGAAATTTAGTAAAAACCTCACAAAATTACAACCCCATAAGATTTAGAACATGATTATATGACAATATTCaacaaagaaaatcaataactcattttcaagaagaaatgaaaacaaCTATTTTGCAACACAGCCAAACAACAGTTATAGTTCATTGAAGACTTGATAAGGAACCAGGAAAAACACCTATTGCCAACCATGGTAATAAAAGAAGCCTCCCAtaagcaaaaaacaaaaaatactctGGCAACACAAACAACATTGCTGTTGTATCAGCAAATTGGTCAAACCCCAAAATTTGTAGGAATAAAGAAAACTGTGCACAACTTATTTCTGTTGCGATTTCTTGAACAAGCTTCCCAACAATTTTcagtgactttgtcgttggcaACAAAAACTGCATTTAACATAAAGAGACATTTACCAGAGGCTCAGTGTGACACGACCAATGGATTGatactaaaatgaaataaaataactcaCTTCAAAGGTGAGAAAACCCCCAAGAAAattcagaagaagaagatgataggAAGaagtttcttttactttctggTTAATTCCTCTAGAGCAGTAAGGCTCCACATAACTGGGAGAGAGATGGGGTGAAGGCTCCCACATAACTGGGAGAGTGATGGGGTATCCCTAACTTGGGCACGGGGCTGACTACATGCAGAATAGAACAAGATTTAGGTCTCTTTATGGGCTCCAGCCTGCTAGCTAAATTTAGGTCCAACTAGTTAAAAGCAAGctaaagaaaataacataacaaaataaaaataaggccCACAAGCGCACGACCCTGTTAAATCCTTTTGTTGGGCTGTTACACTGGGCAATACACTTATATGAGCACCAGCACAAGTGGCTAACATTCGCGGAAGGTTTGggagtagagatgagaattttgagtttgagatgagagtttaaaatattatttttagtaatattattgttttgagatttgaaaaaattgaattatttattatattttgtatggggatttgagaaaggtgtaatgatgagatgagaattttaagtttgagatgagaattctttGGCCCCAAACTGCTAAGAACTGCAAGTCCAAAATAAGTCCTCTGTTTTCTAGCTCTCCTCCGTGACCAACCATACTCGCAAAGAATTGATAAATAGGAACCCGAATAAAGTTGACTAGGTCCAACCCATCAAAAACGTATCACTATTCATAATGGAAGAGATAAAGCCAAGAAATAAGGCAAGAAAGAGATAAACCAAAATAAGTTGACTTAAactcttaaaagaaaatagactCAGACtcctaaaagaaaagaattcGCGAAATAAGTTAGACTCAATCACTTCAAGAAAATAGACCTCTACATAAAGAAGGAGATCCCCAAAAATCTGATGGGCTTTCTACAACTTCTCTACGCCTGGACTTCAAAGAATCTTCTCTCAAGGGAGGCATAATCTTCAACATCCCTAAACCTCAAATTACTTCATTGTATTGAAAGATATGTGAAGCCATGAAAGATTGTAAAATCACCTATTATATTGAATTTCATCCTCAAATAATTTGTTGACGTATGTTTTTATCCCAAACTACCTAAATCCCCATgcctctctttatttatttttattcacttattcattatttattttatataaaaaacagTTTTAACCACTCGAATCATAGAATTCTCCACTAGTGGACTACATGGAAATCATAAATACACTACACTAAGAGCAAAAAGCCGACAAGAAATAATTCAAAATGCAAGGTAAAGGGTTTTAGACAAAGGACCTTGTACTTGGCAACCTCTTCGCTGACCTCCTTCAAATCACCCTTGGTGAAAATCAGCCCTACGTTTCCCTAATCCAAAGAAAATGTCATAATTCTAAGGTGATAAAGATTTTTTAGTAGATTCGTTTTAAGATATACCacgaaattaaaataaataaaagagcgTGACGTACAACAAGAAGGGGAATGAGGTTGAGGAAAGCATTGTTGCCACTATTCTCAGCATGGATCCTGACGGAGCGCTTCATCATGGTGTTCTTACCCATGAGCACCACGGAGTCGCCACGTAGACCTTTCCGAATATTCTGGAGCTGGTTGGATCCGACGTTGTCGGCCGCCACCACCAGGACTTGAGTGTACTCGTCAAGCAGCTGGCATAGCTTCGCGTCGTACGCGATCTTCCTTTCCGACTTCGAGAGCTTCACTACCATGTCTACGATTCTATGGGTTTCGAAGAAAACGTAGAAGATAAAATGTACAGAATGATTGGACCTAAGAAAAAGGTAAAATCGAGGGCCAAGACGAAGCTAAGGGCTCAGTCAAGGCGGACAGCAAAACGATGCCGTCTCTTTAACCTCTTCTGGGTATACTAGGAGATGAGAATTACGGAGCAGAGGTTTTAGAGGTGGAAGGACAACTGAAAGAACTGTGTCGCGGAGGTAGGCATATATACTGGACCGAAGATTGAAGTAACATATGGATTAGGGTTTTTCCAGGAAGACCTGGATCTGACGACTAATATTCAATATTCATCAGGGATCCGACGGTCAACAAAAGGTGGTTCGGTTAGGCAGTGATCTGGGCATTACAGGTAAATGGGCCCTAAACTGGGCCGACAATCCCGAATCGAGCCCGTGGAAAAAGGATGggttagaaaatgaaaatttaccAATAAGATGTTGGTAAGGTTAGTCATGAAGCCCAAATCCGAGATAGATCTCCAAAATATTCAATTAGGTCCGGGTAGATTGCTCGCGGAGCCCAGCAGTGCTCCCGTCGAACCTCAATTCTCTCCCCGACGACGTTTTCTATCCATGGCTCTGAGATATCGCCCCCCGCCCCCGGGATTCCGACATAATCACTTACAGAGATCGGACGTCGGATCTCCGTACACTCTCGGAGATTGAAGAGGATCGGAGGAATCAGTAGTACCGTTAATCAATTCAATTCGAAAATGGCCCAGCTTCATCAGCTACTGGGTCATATGAAGAATTAAACTATATATCTTCTTTATTATTGCCGTTGTGAGAATTAAACTGTTCGTAGATATTATTGTGTTCCTTTGGTAATTTAGTAAGGAAATATGTTCGGGTCTGACCGAATGCATGGGTCTGTCCGGGTTTAATAAACTAGTAGAGCAAGAGCGCGCGACATCTTCTGCTCACGCAAGAATGGATATATCCCGCTTACCCACATGGACATCAACTGAAAAGCTGGATATAAAGGAGAAAAGTTGATTTTATACGTACAAAGCGGgggggaaaaagagagagagagagagagagagagccctgCTTTTCTTGCCTTTGATCTTTTGCAATACATGAGATAAGACTTTCCATGTTACAAAGAATCTTTATTTTTACTACAATTTCTGAAAGAGTTCAAATGAGGTTGAAACTGATAAATTGTTTGTCTCATAAAGTGTATCCAATGCTTATAGATGATAATCCTATCTGACATTGATCTAGCTTTCCCACTATAGAGAAGTATACAAGTGAAAACAATAGAAGATAATGGCACACATTTTGTCAGTAGTGTACTCCAGGCAAATTTTTCACAGTGGGGATCAAAAGCAGAAGAGTCCTTGGGCGGTCAAGGAAAGCCTTGGAAATTGGGTTATGTTTGGTTTGATTATGTTTTGTTTCAGTTTTTTGGTGCATTTTACTCGACGCGACTGATTGATGCAACTAAAGTTGGGCTAACTGCGGCCTCCACAAAAGTTAGACTCTTGGCCTGTTCCCTGATTGCATGTTTTGCTGAAATGGAGGAGGCAGTGTAGAAAAATAAACCTTAACAACTACTCCAGCAATGAAACAAATACTACTAAACCTCAACAGAAAACCAGTGAttgaattatttctttttcctttgcattGGCAGCGAAGTTATCAATGGAAGAAGACTAGACGTGAGTCCAAGATTTAAGTCTCCATATCCATGAAGAGGCTCTTTGAAAATAACTATATAGGGATACAGAAACTTGATGAGTTTCCCACTATGCCTGAAGAACATGATACATGGCCTCCTTTTGCAGTGGTTCATAATGATGCA
This genomic interval from Carya illinoinensis cultivar Pawnee chromosome 2, C.illinoinensisPawnee_v1, whole genome shotgun sequence contains the following:
- the LOC122301478 gene encoding 60S acidic ribosomal protein P0 — protein: MVVKLSKSERKIAYDAKLCQLLDEYTQVLVVAADNVGSNQLQNIRKGLRGDSVVLMGKNTMMKRSVRIHAENSGNNAFLNLIPLLVGNVGLIFTKGDLKEVSEEVAKYKVGAPARVGLVAPIDVVVPPGNTGLDPSQTSFFQVLNIPTKINKGTVEIITPVELIKKGDKVGSSEAALLAKLGIRPFSYGLVVLSVYDNGSVFSPEVLDLTEDDLIEKFAVGVSMVTSLSLALSYPTLAAAPHMFMNAYKNALAIAVATEYSFPQAEKVKEYLEDPSKFAFAAAPAAAADSGAAPAAAAKEEEKKEEPAEESDDDMGFSLFD